A window of Dorea formicigenerans contains these coding sequences:
- a CDS encoding M18 family aminopeptidase, translating to MEKSRGRALGSLQENQKFCEYLEKSVTPFHCVLNSEKILNQNGFCELNTESKWKLKKGGKYYWKFNDSYLFAFSVGTMWSEGQGFKLAAAHGDSPCFRIRSGKDKRMGQYVFLNTEGYGGANFTSWIDRPLSVAGRVCLKSKYDKKVDVRILDMERAIAIIPGLAVHFTKEDYEYQEKNSKRIPLFAITENTEMSDKMFEKMVADELEVEPEDILDYELYVYHYAKSEIIGMKEELLASPRLDNQTGTYGIIQAIAGTENETGISAAVIFDNEEVGNISKNGAFSRVTSTILKLIYEGLGCNELQYDKELLKSNIISVDAAHGFHPVFATHYDKEHMCILNRGFCIKQASSQAYATDSTMSGMIQQLCRKENIPFQKYMNHADIRGGGTLGSIISCVLGVKTADIGVPILSMHSSLETMGMEDENSLIHFLRIYYDAM from the coding sequence ATGGAGAAAAGCAGAGGAAGAGCATTGGGTAGCTTGCAGGAAAATCAAAAGTTTTGTGAATATCTAGAAAAATCTGTCACACCGTTTCACTGTGTATTGAACAGTGAAAAAATATTGAATCAGAATGGCTTCTGTGAATTGAATACAGAGTCGAAGTGGAAGTTAAAAAAAGGTGGAAAATATTATTGGAAATTCAATGATAGTTATCTATTTGCATTTTCTGTTGGAACAATGTGGAGCGAAGGACAGGGCTTCAAGCTTGCAGCTGCTCATGGAGATTCTCCATGTTTTCGTATCAGGTCGGGAAAAGATAAGCGGATGGGGCAGTATGTTTTCCTGAACACGGAAGGATATGGAGGGGCTAATTTTACATCATGGATAGATAGACCACTGTCAGTTGCCGGAAGGGTTTGCTTGAAATCAAAGTATGATAAAAAGGTAGATGTGAGAATACTTGATATGGAACGCGCGATTGCAATTATTCCTGGACTGGCGGTTCATTTTACAAAAGAGGATTATGAATATCAGGAGAAGAATTCAAAAAGAATTCCACTGTTTGCAATTACAGAGAATACTGAAATGTCTGATAAAATGTTTGAAAAAATGGTTGCAGATGAATTAGAAGTTGAACCGGAAGATATTCTGGACTATGAATTGTATGTTTACCATTACGCAAAGAGTGAAATAATTGGAATGAAAGAGGAACTTTTGGCATCACCAAGATTGGACAATCAGACCGGTACATATGGGATTATACAGGCAATTGCTGGGACTGAAAATGAGACGGGAATTAGTGCAGCAGTTATATTTGATAATGAAGAAGTAGGAAATATTTCAAAAAACGGGGCATTTTCACGTGTGACATCTACAATATTAAAATTAATATATGAGGGACTTGGATGTAATGAATTACAATATGATAAAGAGTTATTAAAAAGCAATATTATATCTGTAGATGCTGCCCATGGATTTCATCCGGTTTTTGCAACGCATTATGATAAAGAACACATGTGCATTCTGAACAGAGGATTTTGTATAAAACAGGCATCATCACAGGCTTATGCTACGGACAGTACAATGAGTGGAATGATTCAACAATTATGTAGAAAAGAAAATATACCATTTCAGAAATATATGAATCATGCAGATATACGTGGAGGAGGAACACTTGGCTCGATTATATCGTGTGTTCTTGGTGTGAAAACAGCAGATATAGGGGTTCCGATTTTATCCATGCATTCATCATTGGAGACGATGGGAATGGAAGATGAAAATTCTCTGATTCATTTTCTGAGAATATATTATGATGCTATGTAA
- a CDS encoding oligopeptide/dipeptide ABC transporter ATP-binding protein, with translation MQKEKNEESDILSDKINEQIILKVSDLKKYYKMPGEKLLEKSRKFVALEDISFELRKGETIGIVGESGCGKTTLGQLICGIQTKSDGNIQYAEKAQIIFQDPYSSLNPKMKVEDLIAEPYDAKHRYKKKNTKERQKKIEMCMSQARLDPAYRYCYPKELSGGLRQRVGIARALMADAGLVICDEVVSALDVSIQSQIMKLFLEIKETKGISYVFISHDFHVVRYISDWILVLYNGRMVEYARSDKLFEQPLHPYTRELLRAIPNIRKTNIEESSESKGRKEECKEQDDIKNNIERTTMDTGCPYRKRCQHRTEECERKRPEWRKAEEEHWVACRKIKSFVNI, from the coding sequence ATGCAGAAAGAAAAAAATGAAGAATCGGATATTTTATCTGATAAAATTAATGAACAAATAATATTGAAAGTTTCTGATTTAAAAAAATATTATAAGATGCCCGGAGAAAAATTGCTGGAAAAAAGCAGAAAATTTGTGGCATTGGAAGATATTTCGTTTGAATTAAGAAAGGGAGAAACGATTGGAATTGTAGGGGAGTCAGGATGTGGGAAAACGACTCTTGGACAGTTGATATGCGGAATTCAAACGAAGAGTGATGGAAATATTCAATATGCAGAAAAAGCACAGATTATTTTTCAGGATCCATATTCTTCATTGAATCCCAAAATGAAAGTAGAAGATTTGATTGCGGAACCTTATGATGCAAAGCACAGATACAAAAAGAAAAATACAAAAGAACGGCAGAAGAAAATAGAAATGTGTATGAGTCAGGCAAGATTGGATCCTGCCTATAGATACTGTTATCCAAAAGAATTATCAGGCGGATTGCGGCAAAGAGTCGGAATTGCCAGAGCGCTTATGGCAGATGCAGGACTGGTTATTTGTGATGAGGTTGTTTCAGCGTTGGATGTTTCTATACAAAGTCAGATTATGAAACTATTTTTGGAGATTAAGGAAACAAAGGGGATCTCATATGTGTTCATATCTCATGATTTTCATGTTGTTCGCTATATATCAGATTGGATTCTGGTTTTGTATAATGGAAGAATGGTCGAGTATGCAAGAAGTGACAAATTATTTGAACAGCCGCTTCATCCATATACCCGTGAATTATTACGTGCAATTCCAAATATAAGAAAAACAAATATAGAGGAGTCATCTGAAAGCAAGGGAAGAAAAGAAGAATGTAAGGAACAAGATGATATTAAGAATAATATAGAAAGAACGACAATGGATACGGGATGTCCGTATAGAAAACGTTGTCAGCATAGAACAGAAGAATGTGAAAGGAAACGGCCGGAATGGAGAAAAGCAGAGGAAGAGCATTGGGTAGCTTGCAGGAAAATCAAAAGTTTTGTGAATATCTAG
- a CDS encoding ABC transporter ATP-binding protein, which translates to MYLNDEAVLKVENLRVGFGEEEKREVVRNISFQIKKGEVLCLVGESGSGKSVTAFSIMQLFHGTTGMILGGKILVNGTNLAELSEKEMQKRRGNEIAMVFQEPMTSLNPVITIGVQMARAMRLHQKLEKQKVREKSIQLLEKVGIKHAEKTLYAYPHEVSGGMRQRIMIAMAMINKPSLLICDEPTSALDVIVQDQIIKLIKSLCVQEEMAVLFITHDMSVVAQIADQIAVMHHGKIVESDEKKRFCFARKMNIQSVLFAMRWLCRKKKMKNRIFYLIKLMNK; encoded by the coding sequence ATGTATTTGAATGATGAAGCAGTGCTGAAAGTTGAAAATTTACGGGTTGGGTTTGGAGAAGAAGAAAAACGTGAGGTTGTAAGAAATATTTCCTTCCAGATAAAGAAAGGTGAGGTCCTCTGCCTTGTGGGAGAAAGTGGTTCAGGAAAAAGTGTGACTGCATTTTCGATTATGCAGCTGTTTCACGGAACGACAGGGATGATTCTTGGTGGAAAAATATTGGTAAATGGGACAAATTTGGCAGAACTTTCAGAAAAGGAAATGCAAAAAAGAAGAGGAAATGAAATAGCAATGGTCTTTCAAGAACCCATGACCAGTTTGAATCCAGTGATTACAATTGGAGTACAAATGGCACGCGCTATGCGATTACATCAAAAGCTTGAAAAACAGAAAGTCAGAGAGAAAAGCATTCAGCTTCTAGAAAAGGTTGGAATAAAACATGCTGAAAAAACATTGTATGCATATCCACATGAAGTATCTGGGGGAATGCGTCAGAGAATTATGATTGCCATGGCTATGATTAATAAACCATCACTTTTAATCTGTGATGAACCTACTTCGGCGTTAGATGTAATTGTGCAGGATCAGATTATAAAATTGATAAAAAGTTTATGTGTACAAGAAGAGATGGCAGTTCTTTTTATTACACATGACATGAGTGTTGTGGCTCAGATTGCTGATCAGATTGCAGTGATGCATCATGGGAAGATTGTAGAAAGCGATGAGAAAAAAAGATTCTGTTTTGCCCGAAAAATGAATATACAAAGCGTCTTATTTGCGATGCGATGGCTATGCAGAAAGAAAAAAATGAAGAATCGGATATTTTATCTGATAAAATTAATGAACAAATAA
- a CDS encoding ABC transporter permease translates to MKKMWKKYSKNKMSVLGFVIIVLLLILVIFADLYIGYDKVLAQDVKNKLQSPSLSHICGTDNLGRDLFARLIYGARVSLGIGVAATFAGMMIGCILGAACAYIGGIFDNAVMRILDVLYCVPFVLQAMLIVAILGSSIPNLIFAVTVGNIPGYAKVTRGAVISVTERDYVKAAKVSGVSTGNIILKYIIPNAAGVLITNGAFYLADTLLASSGLSFLGIGVQPPIPEWGSILSSGLEYMNSGPHIVILSGLFIAVTTVGITLIGDGLRDVFE, encoded by the coding sequence ATGAAAAAAATGTGGAAGAAATATTCAAAAAATAAAATGTCGGTGCTAGGATTTGTAATTATTGTGTTGCTGTTAATTTTGGTTATATTTGCAGATTTGTATATTGGTTACGATAAGGTATTGGCTCAAGATGTAAAGAATAAATTGCAATCCCCTTCTCTGAGTCATATTTGTGGGACAGATAATCTTGGAAGAGATTTGTTCGCAAGGTTGATTTATGGAGCAAGAGTATCTCTTGGAATAGGAGTAGCTGCCACATTTGCCGGAATGATGATCGGTTGTATTTTAGGAGCTGCGTGTGCATATATCGGAGGAATATTTGATAATGCAGTCATGCGTATTTTAGATGTTCTTTATTGTGTACCATTTGTTTTGCAGGCAATGTTAATTGTGGCTATTCTTGGATCTTCTATTCCTAATTTGATTTTTGCTGTAACAGTGGGGAACATCCCGGGATATGCAAAAGTTACAAGAGGAGCCGTGATTTCCGTAACGGAAAGAGATTATGTGAAAGCTGCGAAAGTCAGCGGGGTGTCGACCGGAAATATCATTTTAAAATATATTATACCGAATGCAGCTGGAGTTTTGATTACAAATGGTGCATTTTATTTGGCAGATACACTGCTTGCATCTTCTGGTCTGAGCTTTTTGGGAATCGGGGTACAACCACCAATTCCAGAATGGGGATCCATACTATCTTCCGGTCTGGAATATATGAACAGTGGGCCTCATATTGTAATTTTATCGGGACTTTTTATTGCAGTAACGACAGTAGGGATTACTTTGATTGGAGATGGTCTGAGAGATGTATTTGAATGA
- a CDS encoding ABC transporter permease, protein MLKYIIKRILASIATIIGIIFLINLFIELAPGDPGRLILGMNASPEQVQILNHSLGYDQPFLKRFFEYIIGVFTRLDLGTSYKYGVSVWEKICSRIPTTFIVALTTVVIDSILSVFLGIVCVKNKDSKIDAVISTVAGFTSAIPSYWLGVVLLLIFCFKLRFFSVYDMGNSVAGYVLPVATVVIITFGPLVKKTRAVLLDVMNQDYIRTARALGEGEWSIIWKYAMKNALLPIITIIGYGFTGLMGGTLIIEQVFSLMGIGTLMLTAIQTRDVPLVCGITVVISVIFCLVQLLVDILYIIFDPRLAVKIEK, encoded by the coding sequence ATGCTAAAGTATATTATAAAAAGAATTTTAGCTTCAATTGCTACAATTATAGGAATTATATTTTTAATAAATTTATTTATAGAACTTGCTCCAGGAGATCCGGGGCGCTTGATTTTGGGCATGAATGCTTCCCCGGAGCAAGTGCAGATTTTGAATCATTCACTTGGATATGATCAACCATTTCTGAAGAGATTTTTCGAATATATAATAGGAGTGTTTACAAGGTTAGATTTGGGGACTTCATACAAATATGGGGTAAGTGTATGGGAAAAAATATGCTCTCGAATACCAACCACATTTATAGTAGCGCTGACTACGGTTGTTATAGATTCCATATTGTCTGTATTTTTGGGAATTGTTTGTGTAAAAAATAAAGACAGTAAAATAGATGCTGTTATTTCAACTGTAGCAGGTTTTACTTCAGCAATTCCATCCTACTGGCTAGGTGTAGTTCTCCTTCTGATTTTTTGTTTTAAACTCCGTTTTTTCTCCGTATATGATATGGGAAATTCAGTAGCGGGTTATGTACTTCCGGTTGCAACGGTGGTTATCATCACATTTGGTCCGCTTGTGAAAAAGACAAGAGCTGTTTTGCTTGATGTTATGAATCAAGATTATATACGAACAGCTAGGGCTTTAGGAGAAGGGGAATGGAGTATCATCTGGAAGTATGCGATGAAGAATGCACTTCTTCCGATTATTACAATTATTGGTTATGGATTTACCGGGCTGATGGGTGGAACATTGATTATTGAGCAGGTATTTTCCTTAATGGGAATCGGGACCTTGATGCTGACAGCGATTCAGACGAGAGATGTTCCCCTTGTTTGTGGAATTACTGTAGTTATATCTGTAATTTTTTGTTTAGTGCAGCTGTTGGTAGATATTTTATATATTATTTTTGATCCGCGTCTTGCAGTAAAAATAGAAAAATAG
- a CDS encoding ABC transporter substrate-binding protein yields MKKRVALILAVVMAIGVITGCGKKADNISEKSEEQNGKKDTVVVAVDSDDHEGFVPWNSIGVIDDCVWLNVLQPIMKSDKTFDEMKPLVAESYDVSEDGKNVTFHLQKGVTFSDGNDVTAEDVVFSIQQYVDSEYRSKDYTFVEKVEATDDSTVTVYGNSVVTNAPWILAKIRVVEKSAYEKDPDGYNENPIGCGPYVLKEYKEGKYMLLTVNDNYWKEKPAIKNVKVQVVNDSVLADSILNGDIDFSGLTGEAYEKIKEADKDNITIREDKDIAAGCEYFFFNCQNEVLKDKRVRQAISYAINREKIADLSETMTYLDSYPVPNGMEDYDKAVEGITDYKYDPDKAKELLAEAGYTDTLDLGKYIIMYDGIDSEIAQSIQEDLKAVGVNVEIAIEEQSAAFKDINNGDYSIVTSYANFGDQITGLTKVLNTKLIGNYNYANYGNADLDNMTEEALAETDAAKRLDVTRNIVTLLQDEVPVIKLSNDVKFHAYNKDLDCTIMYNCFYRFDEWGWK; encoded by the coding sequence ATGAAAAAGAGAGTTGCGCTGATACTCGCAGTGGTGATGGCAATTGGTGTCATTACGGGCTGTGGAAAAAAAGCTGATAACATCAGCGAAAAAAGTGAAGAACAAAATGGAAAGAAAGATACCGTTGTAGTGGCTGTAGATTCCGACGATCACGAAGGATTTGTTCCATGGAACAGTATAGGAGTTATAGATGATTGCGTATGGTTAAATGTTCTTCAGCCGATTATGAAATCGGATAAGACATTTGATGAGATGAAACCCCTGGTAGCAGAAAGCTATGATGTATCTGAGGATGGGAAAAATGTAACGTTCCATCTTCAAAAAGGAGTAACATTTTCAGATGGAAATGATGTGACAGCAGAAGATGTTGTTTTCTCAATCCAGCAATATGTAGACTCAGAATATCGTTCAAAAGATTACACTTTTGTTGAAAAAGTAGAGGCTACAGATGATTCGACAGTCACAGTGTATGGTAATTCAGTTGTTACGAATGCGCCATGGATTTTGGCAAAAATTCGTGTTGTAGAAAAAAGTGCATATGAAAAAGATCCAGATGGATATAACGAGAATCCAATTGGATGTGGACCATATGTTTTGAAAGAGTATAAAGAAGGAAAATATATGCTCTTAACTGTTAACGATAATTATTGGAAAGAAAAACCCGCAATTAAAAATGTAAAAGTACAGGTTGTAAATGATTCTGTGCTGGCAGATTCTATTTTAAATGGCGATATTGATTTTTCTGGTCTTACAGGTGAGGCATATGAGAAAATTAAAGAAGCAGATAAAGACAATATTACAATTCGTGAAGATAAGGATATTGCAGCTGGATGTGAATATTTCTTCTTTAATTGTCAGAATGAAGTATTAAAAGATAAGCGTGTACGTCAGGCAATCAGCTATGCGATCAATCGCGAAAAGATAGCAGATTTAAGCGAAACTATGACTTACCTTGATTCTTATCCGGTTCCAAATGGAATGGAAGACTATGATAAAGCAGTAGAAGGAATTACAGATTATAAATATGATCCAGATAAAGCAAAAGAACTTTTGGCAGAAGCTGGATATACAGATACGCTTGATTTGGGAAAATACATTATCATGTATGATGGAATTGACTCAGAGATTGCTCAGAGCATTCAGGAAGATTTAAAAGCGGTTGGAGTAAATGTTGAAATTGCAATCGAAGAACAGAGTGCAGCGTTTAAAGACATTAACAATGGGGATTATTCTATTGTAACAAGTTATGCTAATTTTGGAGATCAGATTACGGGATTGACAAAAGTATTAAATACGAAACTGATTGGAAATTATAACTATGCAAATTATGGAAATGCGGATTTAGATAATATGACAGAAGAGGCACTTGCTGAAACAGATGCGGCAAAGCGATTAGATGTAACAAGAAATATTGTGACATTGCTGCAGGATGAAGTGCCTGTAATCAAGCTGAGTAATGATGTAAAATTCCATGCATATAATAAAGACCTCGACTGTACAATTATGTACAATTGCTTCTATCGTTTTGATGAATGGGGCTGGAAATAA
- a CDS encoding LysR family transcriptional regulator — MTFKQLQIFLTIVDTGNFKTAAKKLFMSAPSVSTHVTALEDEIGCKLFERKHSGTKLTTEGMKMCNYAQTLLKTQSTMLTDIKGISSDAPINIQAGITEAAMAYFITDILPHYFPNNINLYFSIHQMTHEQIEKALLAGEIDTGISCAPCKSTHCVNSIDNVDSLIMLIQTDYYQSLIKEDSSFDLRQLLLNTPIILPSFQSELRQYVEHLIYDCNLSLSDISIAAELDRGEIILMMVAQKTGVSFIKKSSLKLYDINLFKNQVSAVELPVSTEVATYIIKKEGYHFPRKMQIFCMNKSKEMN, encoded by the coding sequence ATGACTTTCAAACAGCTACAAATATTTCTTACAATCGTTGATACCGGGAATTTTAAAACAGCTGCAAAGAAATTATTTATGAGTGCACCTTCTGTTTCCACTCACGTCACTGCTCTAGAAGATGAAATTGGTTGTAAATTATTTGAACGTAAGCACTCTGGCACAAAGCTCACTACCGAAGGAATGAAGATGTGCAACTACGCCCAGACACTTCTAAAAACACAATCAACTATGTTGACAGATATAAAAGGAATTTCTTCTGATGCTCCGATTAATATTCAGGCCGGAATAACAGAAGCCGCCATGGCATATTTTATCACAGATATTCTTCCTCATTATTTCCCAAATAATATTAATCTTTATTTTTCAATCCATCAAATGACCCATGAACAGATTGAGAAAGCATTACTTGCCGGTGAAATTGACACCGGAATTTCCTGTGCCCCTTGCAAATCCACCCATTGTGTAAATTCTATTGATAATGTTGATTCACTTATTATGCTGATTCAGACAGATTACTACCAATCACTTATTAAGGAAGATTCTTCATTTGATCTGCGACAATTACTGTTAAACACTCCGATTATACTTCCTTCTTTCCAATCAGAATTACGCCAGTATGTAGAGCATTTAATCTATGACTGCAATTTGTCTTTATCAGATATTTCAATTGCTGCTGAATTGGACCGCGGCGAAATCATCCTGATGATGGTTGCACAAAAAACCGGGGTTAGTTTTATCAAAAAGAGTTCCTTAAAACTTTATGATATCAATCTTTTTAAAAATCAGGTGTCCGCCGTCGAACTTCCAGTTTCAACAGAAGTAGCGACTTACATCATCAAAAAAGAAGGTTATCATTTCCCTAGAAAAATGCAGATTTTCTGTATGAACAAATCAAAAGAAATGAACTGA
- a CDS encoding manganese efflux pump MntP family protein: MDWNFLFFMNSALLGVGLAMDAFSVSLANGMNEKKMKKSRMAYIAGVYAFFQFLMPMVGWICVHTIVQLFGQFQKCIPWIALILLLYIGGSMIWESVKGEEEIEEVKKLSFAVLMLQGIATSIDALSVGFTIADYGFVMALVCSIIIAVVTFAICETGLYLGKTLGTKLAGKADVLGGVILIGIGIEIFVKGVFF, from the coding sequence ATGGATTGGAATTTTTTGTTTTTTATGAACAGCGCTCTTTTGGGAGTGGGGTTGGCAATGGATGCATTTTCTGTGTCACTTGCGAATGGAATGAATGAAAAAAAGATGAAGAAATCTCGTATGGCCTATATTGCAGGAGTGTATGCATTTTTTCAGTTTCTGATGCCTATGGTGGGTTGGATTTGCGTACATACAATTGTGCAGCTATTTGGTCAGTTTCAGAAATGTATCCCTTGGATCGCATTAATACTATTGCTTTATATTGGCGGAAGCATGATATGGGAATCAGTTAAAGGCGAAGAAGAAATTGAAGAAGTAAAAAAATTAAGTTTCGCAGTATTGATGCTGCAGGGAATTGCAACATCCATTGATGCATTATCTGTAGGATTTACTATTGCAGATTATGGATTTGTTATGGCGCTAGTCTGTTCCATTATTATTGCAGTTGTGACATTTGCGATATGTGAGACAGGCTTATATCTTGGAAAGACATTAGGAACGAAGCTGGCCGGAAAAGCAGATGTCTTAGGTGGAGTGATTCTGATTGGCATCGGAATCGAGATATTCGTGAAAGGTGTATTTTTCTAG
- a CDS encoding 4Fe-4S binding protein: MKINQEMKRKIVQVAAFGYSNTYIGNFVSGQIYKGSWKQFCNPGMNCYSCPAARLACPIGAMQAVSGSMNFKLSFYVIGFVLALGVVFGRAICGFFCPFGLIQELIYKIPFPKKKLWKWLTYVKYVLLAVFVVIMPVTMVNELGMSSPAFCEYICPAGTLEGGIPLLSTHPELRATLGALFSVKACILIITLIGCLSVCRFFCKVMCPLGAIYGLLNKVSIYHMECNKKTCASCGKCHNICPMDVDPVKNPNSAECIRCGKCVASCPKESLALKFVYGKKG, encoded by the coding sequence ATGAAGATTAATCAGGAAATGAAACGAAAAATTGTTCAAGTAGCGGCATTTGGCTACTCGAATACATATATTGGAAATTTCGTATCAGGTCAGATTTACAAAGGAAGCTGGAAACAGTTCTGCAATCCCGGAATGAACTGTTATTCCTGTCCGGCTGCAAGACTTGCCTGTCCGATTGGAGCTATGCAGGCAGTCAGTGGTTCTATGAATTTCAAGCTTAGTTTTTATGTGATAGGTTTTGTATTGGCACTTGGAGTAGTGTTTGGAAGAGCAATTTGTGGTTTTTTCTGCCCGTTTGGTCTGATTCAGGAACTGATCTACAAGATTCCATTTCCAAAGAAAAAATTATGGAAATGGCTTACTTATGTAAAATATGTGCTGCTGGCAGTGTTTGTCGTTATCATGCCGGTTACGATGGTCAATGAGCTGGGAATGAGCAGCCCGGCGTTTTGCGAATACATTTGCCCGGCAGGAACGCTGGAAGGTGGAATTCCACTTTTAAGTACGCACCCGGAGTTACGCGCAACACTGGGAGCGCTGTTTTCTGTGAAAGCATGTATTTTGATCATAACCTTAATCGGCTGCCTGTCTGTCTGCCGGTTTTTCTGTAAAGTCATGTGCCCACTTGGAGCAATCTACGGACTACTGAATAAAGTCAGCATTTACCATATGGAATGCAATAAAAAAACTTGCGCCTCCTGTGGAAAATGTCATAACATATGTCCGATGGATGTAGATCCAGTGAAGAATCCCAATTCTGCAGAGTGCATCCGATGTGGAAAATGTGTGGCATCATGCCCGAAAGAATCACTGGCTTTGAAGTTCGTATATGGAAAAAAGGGATAG
- a CDS encoding CD1871A family CXXC motif-containing protein — translation MSRNNKIAVQVLGLCVAAVMIIYGVSRGETAIIFNKTVNICLECIGLG, via the coding sequence ATGAGCAGAAATAACAAGATTGCAGTGCAGGTATTAGGCCTCTGTGTGGCGGCAGTTATGATTATATATGGTGTTAGCCGGGGAGAAACAGCTATCATATTTAATAAGACGGTGAATATCTGCCTGGAATGTATTGGGTTAGGATAA
- a CDS encoding TlpA family protein disulfide reductase has product MKKLCSILLITALCVSLVACGSKNKEKRQVNSIVTTMGNNASFPSAVNVFSTTDLEGNTVTNDILSQADLTVVNFWGTFCNPCINEMPELAKWNEEMPDNVQMLGAIVDVETVDSDEYALAQQIVEKTGVTYENVIAPGAFDQFINKLAGVPTTVFIDKNGKVVGEAVVGAKVEEYKQHVEDYLNEQK; this is encoded by the coding sequence ATGAAAAAATTATGTTCCATACTGCTGATCACTGCGCTCTGTGTTAGTCTGGTCGCATGTGGTTCCAAGAATAAGGAGAAGAGACAAGTGAATTCGATTGTTACAACTATGGGAAATAATGCTTCATTTCCGTCTGCTGTAAATGTATTTTCTACGACAGATCTGGAAGGCAATACAGTCACCAATGATATCCTTTCACAGGCAGATTTAACAGTCGTGAATTTCTGGGGAACATTCTGCAATCCTTGTATCAATGAGATGCCGGAACTTGCAAAGTGGAATGAGGAAATGCCTGACAACGTACAGATGCTTGGAGCAATCGTAGATGTAGAAACTGTAGATTCTGACGAATATGCACTGGCACAGCAGATTGTGGAAAAAACGGGTGTAACTTATGAAAATGTTATTGCACCGGGAGCATTTGACCAGTTCATTAATAAATTGGCAGGCGTTCCGACAACAGTATTTATTGATAAAAACGGAAAAGTTGTAGGAGAAGCTGTTGTAGGTGCGAAGGTAGAAGAATACAAACAGCATGTAGAGGATTATTTGAATGAGCAGAAATAA
- the proB gene encoding glutamate 5-kinase, with amino-acid sequence MKPYQNRIVVKVGTSTLTNELGKSDLRCFDRLACVLSDIQNMGYEVILVSSGAIAVGRNKLKMKTQPTSMRHKQAAAAVGQCSIMFLYDKFFGDYDKTIGQILLNAEDIEQEEKKDNLINTFDALLEMGVIPIVNENDSVSYTEIESNDRLFGDNDMLSSVVAVLCRASKLVIFSDIDGFYNCDPRLHPDAKLIEEIDKIDDEVYKLAGGAGSRRGTGGMRTKLQAAALATSQGIDTIITNGKNPAALYNIIEGVPVGTKFKAQ; translated from the coding sequence ATGAAACCTTATCAGAACAGAATTGTTGTTAAAGTTGGTACATCAACACTTACAAATGAGCTTGGAAAGAGTGACCTTCGTTGTTTTGACAGACTGGCATGTGTGCTGTCAGATATCCAGAATATGGGATATGAAGTGATCCTTGTATCTTCCGGTGCAATTGCAGTTGGAAGAAATAAATTAAAAATGAAGACTCAGCCGACAAGTATGCGCCACAAACAGGCAGCCGCAGCAGTTGGACAGTGCAGTATCATGTTCCTGTATGATAAGTTCTTCGGAGATTATGATAAGACGATCGGTCAGATTCTTCTGAATGCTGAAGATATTGAACAGGAAGAGAAAAAAGACAATCTGATTAATACATTTGACGCACTTTTAGAGATGGGAGTCATTCCAATTGTAAATGAAAATGACTCTGTAAGCTATACGGAGATTGAATCTAATGACCGACTTTTTGGAGACAACGATATGCTCTCTTCTGTAGTAGCGGTTCTGTGCCGCGCAAGCAAATTAGTGATTTTTTCAGATATTGATGGATTCTACAATTGTGATCCAAGACTTCATCCAGATGCAAAGCTGATTGAAGAGATTGATAAGATTGACGACGAAGTGTACAAGCTTGCCGGAGGTGCGGGATCCAGACGCGGAACAGGAGGAATGCGTACAAAACTCCAGGCAGCAGCACTTGCAACTTCGCAGGGAATCGACACCATTATTACGAATGGAAAGAACCCGGCAGCACTCTATAATATTATCGAAGGAGTTCCGGTAGGTACGAAATTTAAAGCGCAGTAA